Proteins encoded in a region of the Pseudomonas denitrificans (nom. rej.) genome:
- a CDS encoding ABC transporter ATP-binding protein produces the protein MTLPASAPGRVRVDGLSIHLGSGRDAFEAVQSLSFSIEPGEFVCVLGPSGCGKSTLLGALAGHLRPSAGQLEVDGQSVAGPSPERGMVFQHHTLLPWRRVRDNVAFGLKMRGVPRAERHRQADEMLQLVGLNGFAGRWPSQLSGGMQQRVEIARVLINQPRLLLMDEPFGALDAQTRMMMQELLLDIWTRLRTSVLFITHDIDEALFLADRILVMSPRPGRILEDIRLDFPRPRHADLLTSPEFSRLKRHCLELLRHEDGRQLPRLTPLGLPTPQRIPRFAI, from the coding sequence ATGACCCTGCCCGCCAGCGCACCGGGGCGCGTACGCGTCGACGGTCTGTCGATCCACCTGGGCAGCGGCCGTGACGCCTTCGAGGCCGTGCAGTCGCTGAGTTTTTCCATCGAGCCCGGCGAGTTCGTCTGCGTGCTCGGCCCCTCCGGCTGCGGCAAGTCCACCCTGCTCGGCGCCCTGGCCGGGCACCTGAGGCCCAGCGCCGGCCAGTTGGAAGTGGACGGCCAGAGCGTCGCCGGGCCGTCGCCCGAGCGCGGCATGGTGTTCCAGCACCACACCCTGCTGCCCTGGCGGCGGGTGCGCGACAACGTCGCCTTCGGCCTGAAGATGCGCGGCGTGCCCCGCGCCGAGCGCCATCGCCAGGCGGACGAGATGCTCCAGCTGGTGGGCCTGAACGGTTTTGCAGGGCGCTGGCCATCGCAGCTCTCCGGCGGCATGCAGCAACGCGTGGAGATCGCCCGCGTGCTGATCAACCAGCCGCGCCTGCTGCTGATGGACGAACCCTTCGGCGCCCTCGATGCGCAGACGCGGATGATGATGCAGGAGCTGCTGCTGGACATCTGGACGCGCCTGCGCACCAGCGTGCTGTTCATCACCCACGACATCGACGAGGCGCTGTTCCTCGCCGACCGCATCCTGGTGATGAGCCCCCGACCCGGACGCATCCTCGAAGACATCCGCCTCGACTTCCCGCGCCCGCGCCACGCCGATTTGCTCACCAGCCCGGAATTCTCCCGGCTCAAGCGCCACTGCCTGGAACTGCTGCGCCACGAAGACGGCCGCCAGCTGCCGCGCCTGACGCCACTGGGCCTGCCCACTCCACAACGGATACCGCGATTCGCCATATGA
- a CDS encoding OprD family porin: MSAFRLSMLGACVSASLAGIPFQLAHAAAVSDQSEATGFIEGSSASLLMRNYYYNSDRKSGAGDRKDWTQGFTLNYSSGFTQGTVGFGVEAFGNWGIRLDGGAGTSGTGNLPVRDDGSPESEYGRAGGAVKLRVSKTELRWGDLQPTAPVFAAGGTRLFPQTATGFNVLSSEIAGLDLDGGHFTGGNGPVTTNGDHGIWASYANVEASSIDYVGGKYAVNDALNFSLYASKLEDVWRQYYGNANYTLPLADDQSLNFDFNLYRTNDDGSAKAGEISNTTWSAAAAYTFLTAHTLTLAYQKVHGDTPFDYVAFGVNGPGDTGDSIFLANSIQYSDFNGPEEKSWQMRYDLAMATYGIPGLSFMARYVNGHGIDGTKMAADSPYRGYGYGEDGKHHETNLEAKYVVQSGPAKDLSLRLREAIHRGNADQAEGDVNEFRLIVDYPLSIL, encoded by the coding sequence ATGTCCGCGTTCCGTCTTTCAATGCTCGGTGCCTGTGTCAGTGCATCACTCGCCGGCATTCCGTTCCAGTTGGCGCATGCCGCCGCCGTTTCCGACCAGTCCGAAGCCACCGGCTTCATCGAAGGCAGCAGCGCTTCGCTGCTGATGCGCAATTACTACTACAACAGCGATCGCAAGTCCGGGGCCGGTGACCGCAAGGACTGGACCCAGGGCTTCACGCTGAACTACAGCTCCGGCTTCACCCAGGGCACGGTAGGTTTCGGTGTCGAGGCCTTCGGTAACTGGGGTATCCGCCTGGATGGCGGCGCCGGCACCTCCGGCACCGGCAACCTGCCGGTGCGTGACGATGGCTCGCCGGAAAGCGAGTACGGCCGTGCCGGCGGCGCGGTGAAGCTGCGTGTGTCGAAAACCGAACTGCGCTGGGGCGATCTGCAGCCCACCGCACCGGTGTTCGCCGCCGGCGGCACCCGCCTGTTCCCGCAGACCGCCACCGGCTTCAACGTGCTCAGCAGCGAGATCGCCGGGCTGGATCTGGACGGCGGCCACTTCACCGGTGGCAACGGCCCGGTGACCACCAACGGCGACCACGGCATCTGGGCCTCCTACGCCAACGTCGAGGCCAGCAGCATCGACTACGTGGGCGGCAAGTACGCGGTCAACGACGCGCTGAACTTCTCGCTGTATGCGTCCAAACTCGAAGACGTGTGGCGCCAGTACTACGGCAACGCCAACTACACGCTGCCGCTGGCGGATGACCAGTCGCTGAACTTCGACTTCAACCTCTACCGCACCAATGACGACGGCAGCGCCAAGGCCGGCGAGATCAGCAATACCACCTGGTCCGCCGCTGCTGCGTACACCTTCCTCACCGCGCATACCCTGACGCTGGCCTACCAGAAGGTCCACGGCGATACGCCGTTCGACTACGTGGCCTTCGGCGTCAACGGCCCCGGCGACACGGGCGACTCGATCTTCCTCGCCAACTCCATCCAGTACTCGGACTTCAACGGTCCGGAAGAGAAGTCCTGGCAGATGCGCTACGACCTGGCGATGGCCACCTACGGCATCCCCGGCCTGAGCTTCATGGCCCGCTACGTCAACGGCCATGGCATCGACGGCACGAAAATGGCCGCCGACAGCCCTTACCGCGGCTATGGCTATGGTGAGGACGGCAAGCACCACGAGACCAACCTGGAAGCGAAGTACGTGGTGCAGTCCGGGCCGGCGAAGGACCTGTCCTTGCGCCTGCGCGAGGCGATCCACCGGGGCAATGCCGACCAGGCCGAGGGCGACGTCAACGAGTTCCGCCTGATCGTCGACTACCCGCTGTCGATCCTGTAA
- a CDS encoding HEAT repeat domain-containing protein — MTDFNPSSSISTDNPDILDLQPRLQDADAGVRRIALIELADLEEPDGLPWLAHALNHDAAASVRAEAARLLEAWEEPEVVDALCQALADSDNEVREAAAQSLSELKTAEAGVRLLPWATHADLFVRRSALRALRELRLEVAAEPALAALDDSDAGVRREAVGILGWLKRTDALPHLARLTRDDPDAEVRRAAAGALGLAIDASVLPALQVALLDPAWQVREESAGTLGKLALPEAGDALVQALEDDFWQVRLRAARSLGKLRYLPALEGLKSVLGHGISNLRKEAALALGELGSDDAIEALRNAENDGDPEVRKAVRIALTQLGQSA, encoded by the coding sequence ATGACCGACTTCAATCCCTCATCCAGCATCAGCACCGACAATCCCGACATCCTCGACCTCCAGCCGCGCCTGCAGGACGCCGACGCCGGCGTACGGCGCATCGCCCTGATCGAACTGGCCGACCTGGAAGAACCCGATGGCCTGCCCTGGCTCGCCCACGCGCTGAACCATGACGCCGCCGCCAGCGTCCGCGCCGAGGCCGCGCGCCTGCTGGAAGCCTGGGAAGAACCCGAGGTGGTGGACGCCCTCTGCCAGGCCCTGGCCGACAGCGACAATGAAGTGCGCGAAGCCGCCGCCCAGAGCCTGAGCGAACTGAAGACCGCCGAGGCCGGCGTGCGCCTGCTGCCCTGGGCGACCCACGCCGACCTCTTCGTTCGCCGCAGCGCCTTGCGCGCCCTGCGCGAACTGCGTCTGGAAGTGGCCGCCGAACCGGCCCTGGCAGCGCTGGACGACAGCGACGCCGGCGTGCGCCGCGAAGCCGTGGGCATCCTCGGCTGGCTCAAGCGCACCGACGCGCTGCCGCACCTGGCACGCCTGACCCGCGACGATCCGGACGCCGAAGTCCGCCGCGCGGCTGCCGGCGCCCTCGGTCTGGCTATCGACGCCAGCGTGCTGCCGGCCTTGCAGGTGGCGCTGCTCGACCCGGCCTGGCAGGTGCGCGAGGAATCCGCCGGCACCCTCGGCAAGCTGGCCCTGCCGGAAGCCGGTGATGCGCTGGTGCAAGCACTGGAAGACGACTTCTGGCAGGTACGCCTGCGCGCCGCCCGCTCGCTGGGCAAGCTGCGTTACCTGCCGGCGCTGGAAGGCCTGAAGAGCGTGCTCGGCCACGGCATCAGCAACCTGCGCAAGGAGGCGGCGCTGGCCCTGGGCGAACTGGGCAGCGACGACGCCATCGAGGCGCTGCGCAACGCCGAAAACGACGGCGACCCGGAAGTCCGCAAGGCCGTGCGTATCGCCCTCACCCAACTGGGGCAGTCAGCGTGA
- a CDS encoding alpha/beta hydrolase, which translates to MPAEEQRSTQLIDGPVGKLQLLIDRPDLPVQGLALISHPQPLLGGSPKHRVPLTLSRKLCGAGWMTVRPSFRGVDGSEGEYAEGIGEAQDMLAVIAHLRSEYPELPLALVGFSFGSYVFARIASELSPPAQAIALMGLPLGTVPGGRDYEAQDLPADCLLLHGEADEMAPLANLLDWARLTQREVVLYAGADHFFKGCLERAVERVLEHLSRAIT; encoded by the coding sequence ATGCCCGCCGAAGAACAGCGCAGCACACAACTGATCGATGGCCCGGTGGGCAAGCTGCAGTTGCTGATCGACCGGCCGGACTTGCCGGTGCAAGGCCTCGCGCTGATCAGCCATCCGCAGCCGCTGCTCGGCGGCAGCCCGAAACACCGCGTGCCGCTGACCCTTTCGCGCAAGCTCTGTGGCGCCGGCTGGATGACCGTGCGGCCGAGCTTCCGGGGTGTGGATGGCAGCGAGGGCGAGTACGCCGAAGGCATCGGCGAGGCGCAGGACATGCTCGCGGTGATCGCGCACCTGCGTAGCGAGTATCCGGAGCTGCCGCTGGCGCTGGTGGGCTTTTCCTTCGGCTCGTATGTATTTGCCCGCATAGCCAGCGAGCTGTCGCCGCCCGCGCAGGCCATCGCGCTGATGGGTTTGCCGTTGGGCACGGTGCCCGGTGGCCGGGACTACGAAGCACAGGACCTGCCTGCCGATTGCCTGCTGCTGCATGGCGAGGCGGACGAGATGGCGCCGCTGGCGAACCTGCTCGACTGGGCGCGCCTGACGCAGCGCGAGGTGGTGCTCTACGCCGGCGCGGACCACTTCTTCAAGGGTTGCCTGGAGCGCGCGGTGGAGCGCGTGCTGGAGCACCTGTCCCGCGCGATCACCTGA
- a CDS encoding LysR family transcriptional regulator encodes MDKLQALSMFVETVRCGGYSAAARKLGVATSSVTRQVAALEAELGATLLNRTTRHSSPTLAGQAYYDKAVEILEALVEADGLVSDRGREAKGRLRVSVPVEFGRRVIAPHLGRLLAQYPELEVSLSLSDQITDLPKQQIDLSVRLGSSLTSDDIISRPIGQFQRWLVASPDYLQRAGTPAHPLDLMEHQCLRFDYGGAHLTWTCSDGQDTWPLNVQGRLQSNNADVLRETALAGGGIALLSDWLVAEDVRAGRLVRLLPEYDSYPGNTVGSINVLYPPSLRESSRIRVFVAFLEELMAAQ; translated from the coding sequence ATGGACAAACTGCAGGCCCTGTCGATGTTCGTCGAGACCGTCCGTTGCGGCGGCTACTCGGCGGCGGCCCGCAAGCTCGGCGTGGCAACCTCCTCGGTGACCCGCCAGGTGGCGGCGCTGGAAGCGGAACTGGGCGCCACGCTGCTCAACCGCACCACCCGCCACAGCAGCCCGACCCTCGCCGGGCAGGCGTACTACGACAAGGCCGTGGAAATCCTCGAGGCGCTGGTGGAGGCCGACGGCCTGGTCAGCGACCGTGGCCGCGAGGCGAAGGGGCGGTTGCGCGTCAGCGTGCCGGTGGAGTTCGGTCGCCGGGTCATCGCCCCGCACCTGGGGCGCCTGCTGGCGCAGTACCCGGAGCTGGAGGTCAGCCTGTCCCTCAGCGACCAGATCACCGACCTGCCGAAACAGCAGATCGACCTCTCCGTGCGCCTGGGTTCGAGCCTTACCAGCGACGACATCATCAGCCGCCCCATCGGCCAGTTCCAGCGCTGGCTGGTGGCGAGCCCCGACTACCTGCAGCGCGCCGGCACACCGGCCCACCCGCTGGACCTGATGGAGCACCAGTGCCTGCGCTTCGACTACGGCGGCGCGCACCTGACCTGGACCTGCAGCGACGGCCAGGACACCTGGCCGCTCAACGTGCAGGGCCGCCTGCAGAGCAACAATGCCGATGTCCTGCGCGAGACCGCGCTGGCCGGCGGTGGCATCGCGCTGCTGTCGGACTGGCTGGTGGCCGAAGACGTTCGCGCCGGAAGGCTGGTGCGCCTGCTGCCCGAGTACGACTCCTATCCCGGCAATACCGTGGGCAGCATCAACGTGCTGTACCCGCCGAGCCTGCGTGAATCCAGCCGCATCCGCGTGTTCGTCGCCTTCCTCGAGGAGCTGATGGCGGCTCAGTGA
- a CDS encoding gamma-butyrobetaine hydroxylase-like domain-containing protein: protein MNTPVALHRSSADRELRIRWDDGVEQCIAFTRLRGACPCSQCRAARLQGRIELVCAGVVLQELNLQGYGVQLVFDDGHDRGIYPWSYLRELGRR from the coding sequence GTGAACACACCCGTCGCACTGCACCGCTCCAGCGCCGACAGGGAATTGCGCATCCGCTGGGACGACGGCGTCGAGCAGTGCATCGCCTTCACCCGCCTGCGCGGCGCCTGCCCCTGCTCGCAGTGCCGGGCGGCGCGCCTTCAGGGGCGCATCGAGCTGGTCTGCGCCGGAGTCGTCCTGCAGGAGCTGAACCTGCAGGGTTATGGCGTGCAGCTGGTGTTCGACGATGGCCACGACCGGGGTATCTACCCCTGGTCCTACCTGCGCGAACTGGGACGGAGATAA
- a CDS encoding HlyD family secretion protein produces the protein MNQPVTLPATPAVDTARAKSRKALKLAIATAAILGAAAYVGHWWLDGRFLEKTDDAYVGGDVTVISPRVAGYIAELKVSDNQLVHAGDLLARIDDRDYRAALAKAEGAVHAEEAALGNVDAQASLQDALIRQSQAEIDAAAAEEVRTHDDQRRYATLVRTNAVSVEAAQRADASFKSARANSDKARASLLAARRQLDVIHSQRQQAQAALEQAVAARDLARLDLSYTELRAPVDGYIGNRRARVGSYVAAGTQLLAVVPAQGLWVDANFKEDQLARMQPGQAVTIEADILPGKVFHGHLDSLAPATGAQFSILPPENATGNFTKIVQRVPVRVHLDDADGRLGNLRPGLSVLVEVDTRAHAHDAADQRVVLSNQP, from the coding sequence ATGAACCAGCCCGTCACCCTCCCCGCCACGCCTGCCGTCGACACGGCCAGAGCGAAATCCCGCAAGGCGCTCAAGCTGGCCATCGCCACCGCCGCCATCCTCGGCGCCGCCGCCTACGTCGGACACTGGTGGCTCGACGGGCGCTTCCTGGAAAAGACCGACGATGCCTACGTCGGCGGCGACGTCACCGTCATCAGCCCGCGCGTGGCCGGCTACATCGCCGAGCTGAAAGTGAGCGACAACCAGTTGGTGCACGCCGGCGACCTGCTCGCTCGTATCGACGACCGTGACTACCGTGCCGCGCTGGCCAAGGCCGAGGGCGCGGTGCATGCCGAGGAGGCAGCGCTGGGCAATGTCGACGCCCAGGCCTCGCTGCAGGACGCGCTGATCCGCCAGAGCCAGGCGGAGATCGACGCGGCCGCCGCCGAAGAGGTTCGCACCCACGACGACCAGCGTCGCTACGCCACCCTGGTGCGCACCAACGCCGTATCGGTGGAGGCCGCGCAGCGCGCCGACGCCAGCTTCAAATCCGCCCGCGCCAACAGCGACAAGGCCCGCGCCAGCCTGCTCGCCGCGCGTCGCCAGCTGGACGTGATCCACAGCCAGCGGCAGCAGGCCCAGGCAGCGCTGGAGCAGGCCGTAGCCGCCCGTGACCTGGCCCGCCTGGACCTCAGCTACACCGAACTGCGCGCCCCGGTGGACGGCTACATCGGCAACCGCCGCGCACGGGTCGGCAGCTACGTCGCCGCCGGTACCCAGCTGCTCGCCGTGGTGCCCGCACAGGGCCTGTGGGTGGACGCCAATTTCAAGGAAGACCAACTGGCGCGCATGCAGCCCGGCCAGGCGGTGACCATCGAGGCCGACATCCTGCCCGGCAAGGTCTTCCACGGCCACCTGGACAGCCTCGCCCCGGCCACCGGCGCGCAGTTCAGCATCCTCCCGCCGGAGAACGCCACCGGCAACTTCACCAAGATCGTCCAGCGCGTGCCGGTGCGCGTGCACCTGGACGATGCCGACGGCCGCCTGGGCAACCTGCGCCCCGGCCTCTCGGTACTGGTGGAAGTGGATACCCGTGCCCACGCGCACGATGCCGCCGACCAGCGCGTCGTCCTGAGCAACCAGCCGTGA
- a CDS encoding alpha/beta fold hydrolase — MNTYPFDEQKDLLRWQDVCYGASPLIYIHGLGCASTSDYPAVIASDAYCRRRSWLVDLPGAGFSDKPDATLYGTTAQAQTLESWILSTGVNRCGLFGHSAGAFIALKLAAALPNKVNKLILCQPGLSDYGIALLESITSMSESEFVAIGFSQLLERLGEDGDNEAWLGPFQICSPQAIYQWAGAALADYDAGAWIEALKMLRTPRKAVILSDNTPLNDIRLYHQAGCRVEIVAHSGHMIAYDNPDGLAQAISHLAC; from the coding sequence ATGAATACCTACCCCTTTGACGAGCAGAAGGACCTGCTGCGTTGGCAAGACGTCTGCTACGGAGCGTCACCCCTGATCTACATTCACGGCCTGGGCTGCGCATCGACCAGTGACTACCCCGCGGTCATCGCATCGGACGCCTATTGCCGGCGCCGCTCCTGGCTGGTGGACCTGCCCGGCGCCGGTTTCAGCGACAAGCCCGACGCCACCCTCTACGGCACAACCGCCCAGGCCCAGACGCTGGAAAGCTGGATTCTCAGCACCGGCGTCAACCGCTGCGGCCTGTTCGGCCACAGCGCCGGCGCCTTCATCGCTCTCAAGCTCGCAGCCGCCCTGCCGAACAAGGTTAACAAGCTGATCCTCTGCCAACCCGGTCTCAGCGACTATGGCATTGCCCTGCTCGAATCCATCACCTCCATGAGTGAGAGCGAGTTTGTCGCCATCGGCTTTTCACAACTGCTCGAACGACTCGGGGAAGACGGCGACAACGAAGCCTGGCTCGGCCCTTTCCAGATCTGCTCACCCCAGGCCATCTACCAGTGGGCCGGCGCGGCGCTCGCCGACTACGACGCAGGCGCGTGGATCGAGGCGCTGAAAATGCTGCGTACCCCCAGGAAGGCCGTGATCCTCTCGGACAACACACCGCTCAACGACATCCGTCTGTATCACCAGGCCGGCTGCCGGGTTGAGATCGTTGCCCATAGCGGGCACATGATCGCCTACGACAACCCGGATGGCCTGGCGCAGGCAATTTCCCACCTCGCCTGTTAG
- a CDS encoding winged helix-turn-helix transcriptional regulator has product MRRTSFDHLPCPVAQALDLIGDSWNVLILREAFYGSTRFDQFLARLGIASNVLTRRLRALVDSGLLQRRQYNDHPPRFDYLLTERGRDLRPVLLTLLQWGKRHAGMASTAELVDTRSGRPVRIALVDADSGEPIGPQHQIHRREDDRLVPVVPQANSQNIPQADHA; this is encoded by the coding sequence ATGCGCAGAACCAGCTTCGACCACCTGCCCTGCCCGGTAGCCCAGGCGCTGGACCTGATCGGCGACAGCTGGAACGTGCTGATCCTGCGCGAAGCCTTCTACGGCTCCACCCGCTTCGACCAGTTCCTCGCACGATTGGGCATCGCCAGCAACGTGCTCACCCGCCGCCTGCGCGCCCTGGTGGATAGCGGGCTGTTGCAGCGCCGCCAGTACAACGATCACCCGCCGCGCTTCGACTACCTGCTCACCGAGCGCGGCCGCGACCTGCGCCCGGTGCTGCTGACGCTGCTGCAGTGGGGCAAGCGCCACGCCGGCATGGCCAGCACCGCCGAACTGGTGGACACCCGCAGCGGCCGCCCGGTGCGCATTGCCCTGGTGGATGCCGACAGCGGCGAGCCCATCGGCCCGCAACACCAGATTCACCGCCGCGAGGACGACCGACTCGTCCCCGTCGTCCCGCAAGCGAACTCCCAGAACATCCCCCAAGCCGATCACGCCTGA
- a CDS encoding DHA2 family efflux MFS transporter permease subunit, which yields MCLGMFIALLDIQIVSASLRDIGGGLSAGADELAWVQTSYLIAEIIVIPLSGWLSKVLSTRWLFAASALGFTLTSLLCAMAWNIQSMIAFRALQGFLGGSMIPMVFTTGFLYFDGKQRVIVAATIGAIASLAPTLGPVVGGWITDISSWPWLFYINLVPGLFVAIVVPVMVRIDKSDLSLLKGADYPAILLMALFLGCLEYTLEEGPRWNWFSDDTIVATAWISALCGIAFIYRSLTAAHPIVDLRALKERNFALGCLFSFVTGIGIFATIYLTPLFLGRVRGYGALDIGLAIFSTGIFQIMSIPLYAALARRVDLRWILLLGMVMFTLSMYEFAPLTHDWGAGQLMFPQALRGMAQQFCVAPTVTLALGSLPPERLKLASGLFNLMRNLGGAIGIAACATVLNDRANLHFLRLAEHLNSGNEALNHWLAPSMEFNGEPSQQALKHLWDLTWREAQTLTFADAFLLVGACFAVTLLLVPLMRRIAPPTQPSADSH from the coding sequence ATGTGCCTGGGGATGTTCATCGCCCTGCTGGACATCCAGATCGTCTCCGCGTCGCTGCGCGACATCGGCGGCGGGTTATCGGCGGGTGCCGATGAACTGGCCTGGGTGCAGACCAGCTACCTGATCGCCGAGATCATCGTCATCCCGCTCTCCGGCTGGCTGTCCAAGGTGCTCTCCACGCGCTGGCTGTTCGCCGCCTCGGCACTGGGCTTCACCCTTACCAGCCTGCTCTGCGCCATGGCCTGGAACATCCAGAGCATGATCGCCTTCCGCGCGCTGCAGGGCTTCCTCGGTGGTTCGATGATCCCCATGGTGTTCACCACCGGCTTCCTCTACTTCGACGGCAAGCAGCGGGTGATAGTCGCCGCCACCATCGGCGCCATCGCCTCCCTGGCGCCGACTCTCGGGCCGGTGGTCGGCGGCTGGATCACCGACATTTCCTCCTGGCCCTGGCTGTTCTATATCAACCTGGTGCCGGGGCTGTTCGTCGCCATCGTGGTGCCGGTCATGGTGCGTATCGACAAGTCCGACCTGTCGCTGCTCAAGGGCGCCGACTACCCGGCGATTCTGCTGATGGCGCTGTTCCTCGGCTGCCTGGAATACACCCTGGAGGAAGGCCCGCGCTGGAACTGGTTCAGCGACGACACCATCGTTGCCACCGCGTGGATTTCCGCACTATGCGGCATTGCCTTCATCTACCGCAGCCTGACCGCCGCGCACCCCATAGTCGACCTGCGCGCCCTGAAGGAACGCAACTTCGCCCTCGGCTGCCTGTTCAGCTTCGTCACCGGCATCGGCATCTTCGCCACCATCTACCTGACCCCGCTGTTCCTCGGCCGGGTGCGCGGCTACGGCGCGCTGGACATCGGCCTGGCGATCTTCTCCACGGGCATCTTCCAGATCATGAGCATCCCGCTCTACGCCGCCCTCGCCCGGCGCGTCGACCTGCGCTGGATACTGTTGCTGGGGATGGTGATGTTCACCCTGTCGATGTATGAATTCGCCCCGCTGACCCACGACTGGGGCGCGGGCCAGTTGATGTTCCCGCAGGCCCTGCGCGGCATGGCGCAGCAGTTCTGCGTAGCGCCCACCGTGACGCTGGCACTGGGCTCACTGCCGCCGGAGCGCCTGAAGCTCGCCTCCGGGCTGTTCAACCTGATGCGCAACCTGGGCGGCGCCATCGGCATCGCCGCCTGCGCCACGGTGCTCAACGACCGCGCCAACCTGCACTTCCTGCGTCTGGCAGAGCACCTGAACAGCGGCAACGAAGCGCTCAACCACTGGCTGGCGCCCTCCATGGAGTTCAACGGCGAACCCTCGCAACAGGCGCTGAAACACCTGTGGGACCTGACCTGGCGCGAGGCGCAGACGCTGACCTTCGCCGATGCCTTCCTGCTGGTCGGCGCGTGCTTCGCGGTGACGCTGCTGCTGGTGCCACTGATGCGCAGGATTGCTCCGCCCACGCAGCCCAGCGCGGACAGTCACTGA